The genome window TTACGCATCTGAGGTTCTTCACGAAGAAGACGATTGAAGCGGCGCTGAGAGACGCTGGATTCGAGATACTCTCGGTAAAGGAAGAGCCAGTTCCGCCGCCCTCCCCTGTTGCTGACGCCATCGCCCTTCTTGAGCGGTCCGGAACCGATATCGATGGGAAAAGTTTGTTTACTTTGAGCTATTATATATTGGCACGGAAAAGAGAAGATTAGCGAGGAGGAAACATTGTGCAGAGAGTCGTCTTTTGCTTCTATACCAATGACCATGAGGTCAATTTAGGCATAGGATTCATGTCAGCTGCCCTCAGGCAGAAGGGAATCGAAACGGACCTCGTGATTTATCGGGATGTCATGGGTAAGGCGATTGACACGCCGGAGCAGGTAATTTCCCGAATACTCGCCAAAAACCCAACGGTTGTTGCTTTTTCTGCCATGACCTTTAATTGGAAACGTATCAGGGAAGTCATAACACTCCTGAGGACATCCTTTGGTGGTCTCATTATCGTCGGTGGATACCAGGGCATCCTCGGTCCCGAAGAGGTGCTTGCCCATCCAGGTGTTGACGGGGTCTGTGTCGGTGAAGGCGAATTGCCCCTGATCATGACCGTCACAGCTTACGACCGGGACAAGAAGGGCATGCCTTCCATATACGGGATGGTCTTCAAGGACCAGGAGAATCGGGCGGCTGCCCTTCAGATGCGCTGGCTTTCAGAAAATCTCGAAAATTATCCCTATATCGATTATGACATCTTTGACAGAGAGGGAGACCAGGGGTTGCGGAAGATGCATATAGGGGTCTTGTCACCGGGCGGGATCTATTCCCTTCCGGTAATCACTGGAAGGGGTTGTCCTTACAAATGCACCTATTGCTGTAACAGCGCAATGATCGAAAAGTATGGCGGTCTGAAGAATTACCTTCGCAAATACAGCCCGGCGTCGGCAGTCGAGAATATCAGGGGGATCGTAAGGAAATATGACCCCCAGTTGATAGAGTTTTTCGATGAGACCTTTGTCCGGCAGAGGTCGTGGGTGAAGGACTTCTGTGCGCTTTACGAGAAGGAGATAGGGCTTCCCTTCATGATTATGGCGAGGATTGACTCCCTTGATGAAGAGACCGTTGCAGTCCTTGCAGGAAGCGGCCTCAGACTTGTTCTCTTCGGTCTGGAGAGCGGAGATGAGGAATATCGCATGCGCTATCTGAACCGGAAGATGTCTGACAAGACCATAAAGGAAGGGGCTAGGCTCCTCAGAAAATACGGCGTAATGATCGTGACATTCAATATGTTCGGTATGCCCTTTGAGACGAAGGAGACGATCGAGAAAACCTTCGCACTCAATGCTGCAATTGAACCGGATGCTGCTTACTCAACGATATTCCAGCCTCTCCCGGGCACAGAACTGGCGAGGATTGCCTACGAAAACAACATGGCGATCCCGCCCCCTGATGATAGATGGGACCTCCATTCACCCTCCCTTGATACCCCGGAACTGCCTGCCTCTTTTGTCATGAGGAAGCTCGAAGAATTCAGGGG of Thermodesulfovibrionales bacterium contains these proteins:
- a CDS encoding radical SAM protein, whose protein sequence is MQRVVFCFYTNDHEVNLGIGFMSAALRQKGIETDLVIYRDVMGKAIDTPEQVISRILAKNPTVVAFSAMTFNWKRIREVITLLRTSFGGLIIVGGYQGILGPEEVLAHPGVDGVCVGEGELPLIMTVTAYDRDKKGMPSIYGMVFKDQENRAAALQMRWLSENLENYPYIDYDIFDREGDQGLRKMHIGVLSPGGIYSLPVITGRGCPYKCTYCCNSAMIEKYGGLKNYLRKYSPASAVENIRGIVRKYDPQLIEFFDETFVRQRSWVKDFCALYEKEIGLPFMIMARIDSLDEETVAVLAGSGLRLVLFGLESGDEEYRMRYLNRKMSDKTIKEGARLLRKYGVMIVTFNMFGMPFETKETIEKTFALNAAIEPDAAYSTIFQPLPGTELARIAYENNMAIPPPDDRWDLHSPSLDTPELPASFVMRKLEEFRGRFTNQQIVENYYGRLQRLVKPDSRHD